One window of the Marinilactibacillus sp. Marseille-P9653 genome contains the following:
- a CDS encoding peptidylprolyl isomerase, producing MSQYPQLSELKEDALTATLKTNKGDIVVQLFPEHAPKTVENFTGLAEKGYYDGVIFHRVIPNFMIQGGDPTGSGMGGESLWGGNFEDEFSSDLFNLKGALSMANAGPGTNSSQFFIVTMSDLPEQMIPQLEQAGFPEEVIEAYKENGGTPWLDQKHTVFGHVVKGLDVAEEIQNVDRNAMDKPTQDVTIQSIEINR from the coding sequence ATGAGCCAATATCCACAATTATCAGAACTTAAAGAAGATGCGTTAACAGCAACTTTGAAAACGAACAAAGGAGACATTGTTGTACAATTATTTCCTGAACATGCACCTAAAACAGTAGAAAACTTTACTGGATTAGCTGAAAAAGGATATTATGACGGTGTTATTTTCCACAGAGTTATCCCGAATTTCATGATTCAAGGTGGAGATCCCACTGGAAGCGGTATGGGCGGAGAAAGTCTATGGGGTGGTAATTTTGAAGATGAGTTTTCATCGGATCTATTCAATCTTAAAGGCGCTTTGTCTATGGCAAATGCTGGACCTGGAACAAATTCAAGTCAATTCTTTATTGTAACCATGTCTGATTTACCAGAACAAATGATACCTCAACTTGAGCAAGCTGGCTTTCCCGAAGAAGTGATTGAAGCTTATAAAGAAAATGGTGGAACACCTTGGCTTGATCAAAAACATACTGTTTTTGGACACGTTGTTAAAGGGTTAGATGTAGCAGAAGAGATTCAAAATGTAGATCGCAATGCTATGGATAAACCTACTCAAGATGTAACAATCCAATCTATCGAAATTAATAGATAA
- a CDS encoding IS3 family transposase gives MAFELKKEGYRLKDIFKVVGIPEATYHYHIKRTGAEDYDLSLKEQITDIFYQSKERYGYKRITDELNDAGIVINHKKVYRLMKELGLKCIKFTRKTRKYNSYKGTVGKVAKNKLNRRFNTSIPLQKLVTDITEFKCTGDQKLYFNPIVDLYNGEIISYSINKRPVLDLAMEPLKEAIKTIKQKATVRTTIHSDQGWHYQHKKWVNLLKQNKIFQSMSRKATCSDNAVIENFFGIMKQEMYHGEPKVSYEELREQIEEYIEWYNTTRRKKKLAGLNPVEYRTQASQSAA, from the coding sequence TTGGCATTTGAGCTCAAAAAAGAAGGATATAGATTGAAAGATATTTTTAAAGTTGTGGGCATTCCTGAGGCTACGTACCATTATCATATAAAACGAACAGGCGCAGAAGATTACGATTTGTCTTTAAAAGAACAGATTACTGATATATTCTATCAATCCAAAGAGCGTTACGGATATAAGCGAATCACGGACGAATTGAATGACGCTGGAATAGTAATCAACCATAAAAAGGTCTATCGCTTAATGAAGGAGTTAGGGTTGAAATGTATTAAATTCACACGTAAGACTCGAAAATATAACTCTTACAAAGGAACTGTAGGAAAAGTTGCCAAGAACAAGTTAAACCGCCGGTTTAATACGTCAATTCCTTTACAGAAACTAGTGACTGATATCACTGAATTTAAATGTACTGGAGATCAAAAACTTTATTTTAATCCCATAGTAGATTTGTATAATGGTGAAATTATTTCTTACAGTATTAATAAGCGTCCTGTTTTAGATTTAGCAATGGAACCTTTAAAAGAAGCTATTAAAACGATAAAGCAAAAAGCTACTGTTCGCACTACGATTCATTCCGATCAAGGGTGGCACTATCAACATAAAAAATGGGTAAATTTATTAAAACAGAATAAAATCTTCCAGAGCATGTCTCGTAAAGCAACCTGTTCTGATAATGCCGTTATAGAAAACTTTTTTGGGATTATGAAGCAAGAAATGTATCACGGAGAACCTAAAGTAAGCTATGAAGAACTAAGAGAACAGATTGAAGAATATATTGAGTGGTACAATACCACTCGTAGAAAGAAAAAACTGGCTGGCTTAAATCCAGTAGAATACCGAACTCAAGCCAGCCAGTCGGCTGCATAA
- a CDS encoding TIGR01457 family HAD-type hydrolase — MNETVKEYKGYLIDLDGTMYKGDEPIAEAPAFIERLRSAGKQFLFVTNNSTSSPEDVAIKLKNQFDIEAHENEIYTSSLATADYLKTLGGNSVYVVGEKGLQQALEQAGFVVDEDQPDHVVVGLDRLLTYEKCEKATLAIQKGANFVATNKDTNLPTERGMVPGAGSLVALIEKATRVTPTFVGKPESIIMDEALKRIGLAKSEVLMVGDNYETDILAGINNAIDTLLVYTGFTKEVDLANVKKQPTYTIQTLDEWDITK, encoded by the coding sequence ATGAATGAAACTGTAAAAGAGTATAAAGGTTATTTGATTGATTTGGATGGCACAATGTATAAGGGGGACGAGCCAATTGCTGAAGCCCCAGCGTTTATTGAACGTCTAAGATCAGCTGGGAAACAGTTTCTTTTTGTAACAAATAATTCTACAAGTAGCCCTGAAGATGTAGCAATCAAGCTTAAGAACCAGTTTGATATAGAAGCACACGAAAATGAAATTTATACAAGTTCTCTTGCAACAGCTGATTACTTGAAGACGCTTGGAGGAAACTCAGTGTATGTAGTCGGTGAAAAAGGTCTGCAACAAGCCTTGGAGCAAGCAGGATTTGTGGTGGATGAAGATCAGCCAGACCATGTTGTTGTTGGATTAGATCGATTATTGACTTACGAAAAATGTGAGAAAGCAACACTAGCGATTCAAAAAGGTGCCAATTTTGTAGCTACAAATAAAGATACAAATCTTCCTACTGAAAGAGGGATGGTTCCAGGTGCTGGTTCACTAGTAGCTCTGATTGAAAAAGCTACCAGAGTAACCCCTACATTTGTTGGTAAACCAGAATCAATCATCATGGACGAAGCACTGAAAAGGATCGGTTTAGCGAAAAGTGAAGTGCTTATGGTAGGAGATAACTATGAAACAGATATCTTAGCGGGGATCAATAATGCGATTGATACGCTGCTAGTCTATACCGGTTTTACAAAAGAAGTAGATTTAGCGAACGTGAAAAAACAGCCAACTTATACCATTCAAACATTAGATGAATGGGACATCACTAAATGA
- a CDS encoding ROK family protein, whose protein sequence is MLGAIEAGGTKFVCAISDEALVIKERITIPTTTPEETLGKVFEFFDQFELESMGIGSFGPIGVNKDSESYGYVTTTPKTAWKHTDFLGKVKERYTIPVGWTTDVNAAALGELERGAAKGKSSCIYLTVGTGIGGGAVVDGKPLEGFGHPEMGHVLVKMHPDDTFEGVCPYHKNCLEGLAAGPAIEKRYGKKAQELTDRKEVWEIEAFYLAQALMNYTLILSPEKIILGGGVMKQKQLFPLIRNEFKTLLNGYVETPDLDTYIIPPELGDDAGITGSLLLALKELEK, encoded by the coding sequence ATGTTAGGAGCTATCGAAGCTGGAGGAACTAAATTTGTATGCGCTATCAGCGATGAAGCGTTGGTGATTAAAGAACGTATAACGATCCCGACAACTACACCAGAGGAAACATTGGGGAAAGTCTTTGAGTTTTTTGATCAATTCGAATTAGAATCGATGGGGATTGGTTCTTTTGGTCCTATTGGTGTAAACAAAGATTCTGAGTCATACGGTTATGTTACAACGACCCCCAAAACGGCCTGGAAACATACAGATTTTTTGGGAAAAGTTAAAGAACGCTATACTATCCCAGTTGGATGGACGACGGACGTTAATGCTGCAGCATTAGGTGAGCTAGAAAGAGGAGCAGCAAAAGGAAAGTCATCTTGTATTTACCTAACGGTGGGTACAGGTATTGGCGGAGGAGCTGTAGTTGATGGTAAACCTCTAGAAGGATTTGGTCATCCAGAAATGGGCCACGTACTTGTTAAAATGCATCCCGATGATACATTCGAAGGGGTATGCCCTTATCATAAAAACTGTCTTGAAGGATTAGCAGCAGGACCAGCTATTGAAAAGCGTTATGGTAAAAAAGCGCAGGAGTTAACAGACCGTAAAGAGGTTTGGGAAATCGAAGCATTTTATCTTGCTCAAGCACTTATGAATTACACATTAATTTTGAGTCCTGAAAAAATCATTCTAGGAGGAGGGGTCATGAAGCAGAAACAGCTCTTTCCTCTTATTCGTAATGAATTCAAGACGCTACTAAATGGATATGTTGAAACACCTGACTTGGATACGTACATTATCCCTCCAGAATTAGGGGATGATGCCGGGATAACAGGAAGTCTACTATTAGCGCTTAAGGAACTAGAAAAATAA
- a CDS encoding TIGR01906 family membrane protein produces the protein MSRFKESMGIVSLMLLIVSIAIAITIWFIPLYQLAIYNYDLPERLGLTYDQLMNNYYVLLRYLHFPWVTELNFPDFISSEDGLFHFYEVKRLFYVNYGVLFISGIGTYFYVRFLRKTKRYWVLIKPFFIASLVPPVLLMFLAVAFDQMFVLFHQLFFDNDAWLFNPATDPIINALPEAFFMYCFILFFVLIEGSFIIGYQMSKRKAFKD, from the coding sequence ATGAGTCGATTTAAAGAGAGTATGGGCATAGTGAGTTTGATGTTGCTGATCGTATCAATAGCCATTGCGATCACAATATGGTTTATTCCGTTATATCAGCTTGCCATTTATAATTATGATTTGCCGGAACGTTTAGGACTAACTTATGACCAGTTGATGAATAACTATTATGTATTGTTGAGGTACTTGCATTTTCCTTGGGTCACTGAATTGAACTTTCCAGATTTTATCAGTTCAGAAGATGGATTATTCCACTTTTACGAGGTCAAACGACTCTTTTATGTCAATTACGGCGTTCTATTCATTTCAGGAATCGGAACCTATTTTTACGTTCGGTTTTTAAGAAAGACGAAACGTTACTGGGTATTGATTAAACCATTTTTTATAGCGAGTTTAGTGCCCCCAGTATTGTTGATGTTCTTAGCGGTTGCATTTGATCAGATGTTTGTACTATTCCATCAACTCTTCTTTGATAATGATGCCTGGCTGTTTAACCCGGCAACGGATCCGATTATCAACGCTTTACCTGAAGCGTTCTTTATGTACTGTTTTATTTTATTTTTCGTCTTGATTGAAGGATCCTTCATTATAGGATATCAGATGAGTAAAAGAAAAGCGTTCAAAGATTAA
- a CDS encoding divergent PAP2 family protein: MTLFDNYPLIAALGAIFITQIIKIPVAFLLRRPTSFALATSTGGMPSSHSAGVTALITGLIIEQGYGSPLVAIAATFGVIVIFDSMGVRRQSGEHGILINELIADFENLRKTIIAISQDGTKGVKEMIDENRQSTEFLGHKPIEVFFGILSGILIAILINFLY, translated from the coding sequence ATGACACTGTTTGACAACTACCCATTGATTGCAGCTCTAGGTGCAATCTTTATTACTCAAATCATTAAAATCCCAGTAGCTTTTTTACTAAGACGTCCTACATCTTTTGCACTTGCAACGTCTACAGGTGGTATGCCCAGTTCACATTCAGCCGGAGTTACCGCATTGATTACAGGATTAATCATTGAACAGGGGTATGGATCTCCACTAGTCGCGATTGCTGCCACTTTTGGTGTGATCGTTATTTTTGATTCGATGGGCGTTCGAAGACAAAGCGGAGAACATGGTATATTAATCAATGAATTGATTGCTGACTTTGAGAATCTTAGAAAGACAATTATTGCCATCAGTCAAGATGGTACTAAGGGCGTCAAGGAAATGATCGACGAAAATAGACAGTCAACAGAATTTTTAGGACACAAACCAATTGAAGTGTTTTTTGGTATTCTGTCTGGTATTCTTATTGCAATACTCATCAACTTTCTTTATTAA
- a CDS encoding CvfD/Ygs/GSP13 family RNA-binding post-transcriptional regulator, with translation MGYKIGDRVRGNVTGIQPYGVFVALDDETQGLVHISELKHGFIKEIEDIVTIGDAVDVVVMDIDEYSKKISLSMRGLNTPKYHPFSNKKKNPRYGRRSGTEFESIRRKFPNWIDEALREIEEGEHLDKSK, from the coding sequence ATGGGATACAAAATTGGAGACCGTGTGCGAGGGAATGTCACAGGTATACAACCGTATGGAGTATTTGTTGCATTAGATGATGAAACACAAGGACTCGTGCATATTTCCGAACTTAAGCATGGTTTTATAAAAGAAATCGAAGATATCGTAACTATCGGAGATGCTGTAGATGTTGTTGTAATGGACATTGATGAATACAGTAAAAAAATCAGTTTATCCATGCGAGGACTGAATACACCAAAATATCATCCTTTTTCCAATAAAAAAAAGAACCCAAGATACGGGCGGCGATCAGGGACAGAGTTTGAGTCTATTCGAAGAAAATTCCCCAACTGGATTGATGAAGCACTTCGAGAAATTGAAGAAGGCGAACATCTAGACAAATCTAAGTAA
- a CDS encoding helix-turn-helix domain-containing protein yields the protein MAKYSQEFKLKLVKEYENGKLGYKSLAKKYGIPDSSPIRRWTNLYKTYGKEGLSPKKSKEVYPVHFKLDVLQFMKRTGSSYQETANSFGIRELSVIANWNQAFNKEGIEGLKPKKKGRPSMSKLPKKTKVNKSQSMSREQELERENELLRLENAYLKKVKAYEENPNAFLAEHKQGWHLSSKKKDID from the coding sequence ATGGCGAAATATAGTCAAGAATTCAAATTAAAACTTGTAAAAGAATACGAAAATGGCAAATTGGGATATAAATCACTAGCTAAAAAGTACGGTATACCAGATTCTTCTCCTATTAGAAGATGGACCAACCTTTATAAAACTTATGGAAAAGAAGGATTAAGCCCAAAGAAATCGAAAGAAGTCTATCCTGTTCATTTCAAATTAGATGTATTACAATTTATGAAACGAACAGGTTCTTCCTACCAAGAAACGGCTAATTCCTTCGGAATCAGAGAACTTTCTGTTATTGCGAATTGGAATCAAGCTTTTAACAAAGAAGGGATAGAAGGCCTGAAACCTAAAAAAAAGGGACGACCTTCTATGTCTAAATTACCTAAAAAAACAAAAGTGAATAAGAGTCAGAGTATGTCTAGAGAACAAGAGCTAGAGCGTGAGAATGAACTTCTTAGGTTAGAGAACGCTTATTTAAAAAAGGTAAAAGCTTACGAGGAGAATCCAAATGCCTTCCTCGCAGAGCACAAACAAGGTTGGCATTTGAGCTCAAAAAAGAAGGATATAGATTGA
- a CDS encoding MalY/PatB family protein, with amino-acid sequence MENDFDKIINRKGTNSVKWDARKAFFGSDTALPMWVADMDFDHPDSIKQALHELIDHSILGYSLPSDQLIKSIAEWQKSRHQMTISEENLLFAPGVVGALGVCVQALTSPKEGVMIHDPVYTPFSSIVEHNGRTLYRSPLLIENGQYKMDLQNIEEMFKAHSIKLFLLSNPHNPGGRVWSKEELLELTALCVTYQVVLVSDEIHSDLVYSDSTIYSPVTLDDQYKEWVVTLHSATKTFNLAGTKLAFYIVYNEEIKNKLQFIQSQTEQGGVSTFGMTATEAAFSRSEGWQKALLTYLEENRQIVMDFFDKELPDVFYMKPESTYLFWFDASILNIDSMQLKQTFVDVGDIALNDGQSYGESSGQFMRLNFACPKSVLLDGLNRIKSVFESVR; translated from the coding sequence ATGGAAAACGATTTTGACAAAATAATCAACAGAAAAGGAACCAACAGTGTGAAATGGGATGCTCGTAAAGCATTTTTTGGATCAGATACAGCTTTACCGATGTGGGTGGCGGATATGGACTTTGATCATCCTGATTCAATCAAACAAGCTTTACATGAACTCATTGACCACTCAATATTAGGTTATTCACTTCCTTCTGATCAGTTAATAAAATCAATTGCTGAGTGGCAGAAAAGTAGACATCAGATGACGATTTCAGAGGAAAATCTATTATTCGCTCCAGGAGTTGTGGGCGCTTTAGGGGTTTGCGTTCAAGCATTGACTTCACCTAAAGAAGGTGTGATGATCCACGACCCTGTTTATACGCCTTTTTCATCTATCGTTGAACATAACGGTAGAACACTCTATCGTTCTCCCCTTCTCATTGAAAACGGACAATACAAGATGGATTTACAAAATATAGAAGAAATGTTTAAAGCACACTCTATAAAATTATTTTTACTAAGCAATCCTCATAACCCTGGAGGTAGAGTTTGGTCAAAAGAAGAACTTCTTGAATTAACGGCATTATGCGTAACCTACCAAGTAGTGTTAGTTAGTGACGAGATACACAGCGATTTGGTGTATTCTGATTCAACCATTTATTCCCCGGTCACTTTGGACGATCAGTATAAAGAGTGGGTCGTTACGCTTCACTCTGCTACAAAGACATTTAATCTTGCCGGTACTAAATTAGCTTTTTATATTGTATATAATGAAGAAATAAAAAATAAATTACAATTTATTCAGTCTCAAACAGAGCAAGGTGGCGTTTCTACTTTTGGTATGACGGCTACAGAAGCTGCATTTTCAAGAAGTGAGGGCTGGCAAAAAGCTCTACTAACTTATCTTGAAGAAAATCGACAAATCGTGATGGACTTTTTTGATAAAGAACTTCCAGATGTATTTTATATGAAACCTGAATCTACTTATTTGTTCTGGTTTGATGCATCTATTTTAAATATTGATAGCATGCAACTCAAACAAACTTTTGTAGACGTTGGAGATATTGCTTTAAATGATGGTCAATCTTACGGAGAATCAAGCGGACAATTTATGCGCCTTAATTTTGCTTGTCCAAAATCCGTTCTCTTGGATGGACTGAACAGGATTAAATCCGTTTTTGAATCGGTTCGTTAA
- a CDS encoding phosphatidylglycerophosphatase A — MVQPSSKLHKVALQRLEERGVTLEEIAELVYDLQKPYISDISMELCVENVSSVVKKREVQNTILTGIELDVLCEQGKLSSPLQEIIQEDEGLYGIDEILALSIVNVYGSIGFTNYGYLDKTKPKLIGKLDNHENSGETHTFLDDIVGAIAAAAASRLAHANPGISDIMK; from the coding sequence ATGGTACAACCCAGTTCAAAATTACACAAAGTAGCATTACAACGTTTAGAAGAACGAGGGGTTACATTAGAGGAAATTGCTGAACTCGTTTATGACTTACAAAAGCCTTACATCTCAGACATTTCAATGGAATTATGTGTGGAGAATGTAAGCTCTGTCGTCAAGAAACGAGAAGTCCAAAATACTATACTAACCGGAATCGAATTAGATGTTTTATGTGAACAAGGTAAATTGTCTAGTCCTCTTCAAGAAATCATTCAAGAAGATGAAGGACTTTACGGAATTGATGAGATTCTAGCTCTTTCTATCGTCAATGTCTATGGGTCGATTGGCTTCACCAACTATGGTTATTTAGATAAAACAAAACCAAAACTGATTGGTAAATTAGATAATCATGAAAATTCAGGAGAAACACATACTTTCTTAGACGATATTGTTGGAGCGATCGCTGCAGCTGCAGCCAGTCGTTTAGCGCATGCAAACCCTGGCATTTCAGATATTATGAAATAA
- a CDS encoding NAD(P)/FAD-dependent oxidoreductase, with protein sequence MASENELYDVTIIGGGPIGMFSAFYAGMRNVKTKIIETLPVLGGQVSLLYPDKTIYDIGGYAAVTGKELIKQLTAQMQLFDQALCMEEQVQTIQKNDEGVFELTTNKGVHYSRTIIITTGQGAFKPRKLMLEHAESFEDKSLHYIVNHLEQYKDKTVAICGGGDSAVDWALTLEPIAKKVYLVHRRNKFRAHEATVEQVKQSSIELLTPYVPHELIGQDGNLSSVVFKEAKGERLTKIDLDYFVVNYGFSSSIGPLKNWSIALDKTEIIVNPKMETSIEGIYAAGDISTYDGKIKLIATGFGEAPTAVNHAVHYLHPKEHTQPYQSTNLSFDE encoded by the coding sequence GTGGCAAGTGAAAATGAATTATATGATGTTACAATCATAGGTGGTGGTCCCATCGGAATGTTTTCGGCATTTTATGCTGGAATGAGAAACGTGAAAACAAAAATCATTGAGACGTTACCAGTGCTTGGAGGACAAGTTTCCTTACTCTATCCCGACAAAACAATTTATGATATTGGCGGTTACGCAGCTGTTACAGGTAAAGAACTAATCAAACAACTAACCGCTCAAATGCAGTTATTTGACCAAGCATTATGTATGGAAGAACAAGTACAGACCATTCAAAAAAACGATGAAGGTGTGTTTGAGCTTACGACAAATAAAGGCGTTCATTACTCTCGAACCATTATTATTACAACTGGACAAGGTGCTTTTAAACCTCGAAAATTGATGCTTGAACATGCAGAGAGCTTTGAAGACAAGTCATTACATTATATTGTCAATCATCTTGAGCAATATAAAGATAAAACTGTCGCGATATGTGGTGGTGGTGACTCAGCAGTAGACTGGGCATTAACATTGGAACCCATAGCCAAGAAAGTTTACCTTGTTCACAGAAGAAACAAGTTCAGAGCACACGAAGCAACTGTAGAACAAGTGAAACAATCTTCAATAGAACTATTAACGCCTTATGTTCCGCATGAATTAATTGGACAAGACGGAAACCTTTCATCTGTTGTATTCAAAGAAGCTAAAGGTGAAAGATTAACTAAGATTGATTTAGATTATTTCGTGGTCAATTATGGATTCAGTTCTTCTATTGGTCCTTTGAAAAATTGGAGTATAGCCTTAGACAAAACTGAAATTATAGTGAACCCAAAAATGGAAACTTCTATCGAAGGCATTTACGCTGCGGGCGATATCAGCACGTATGACGGTAAAATCAAATTGATCGCTACAGGTTTTGGAGAAGCACCTACTGCAGTGAACCACGCTGTCCATTATCTTCACCCAAAAGAACATACTCAACCTTATCAAAGTACAAATTTATCATTTGACGAATAA
- a CDS encoding YutD family protein — MKDTISNEEEIKDVIEEQSTVENSVELYLKEEDKLVKKVDHETLSINGDTYKIVENYRDGLDLEMLEARYSDFLEKYDYIVGDISYEKLRLRGFYYSKNKKVPIDMRISSLKDYLTEYCNFGCAYFVLERMEPKRKQKSQPKRKGKPSTNKKINQSTKQTQHKKVDQTKKQEGKANSKKREPLKKDQSKKAFTKKDRQQTSNTANAQPKTEENKVKTVKNQKGETKFKIRQKNKTDAQ, encoded by the coding sequence ATGAAAGATACGATAAGCAATGAAGAAGAAATCAAAGATGTGATTGAAGAGCAATCTACAGTTGAAAACAGCGTAGAACTCTACTTAAAAGAAGAAGATAAACTTGTAAAAAAAGTTGATCACGAGACATTATCGATTAATGGAGATACCTATAAGATTGTAGAAAATTATCGAGATGGTCTAGATCTTGAAATGCTAGAAGCAAGGTACAGTGATTTTTTAGAAAAGTATGACTATATCGTAGGTGATATTTCTTATGAAAAACTCAGATTAAGAGGGTTTTATTATTCCAAGAACAAGAAAGTTCCAATTGATATGAGAATTTCCAGTTTAAAGGACTATCTAACAGAGTATTGTAACTTTGGATGTGCGTACTTTGTACTTGAAAGAATGGAGCCTAAAAGGAAACAAAAATCTCAACCTAAGCGTAAAGGTAAACCAAGTACAAATAAGAAAATAAACCAGAGTACTAAACAGACACAACACAAAAAAGTTGATCAAACTAAAAAACAAGAAGGAAAAGCAAATTCGAAAAAACGAGAACCATTAAAAAAAGATCAGAGTAAGAAAGCTTTTACCAAAAAGGATAGACAACAAACGAGTAACACAGCAAATGCACAACCGAAAACGGAAGAAAACAAAGTGAAAACAGTTAAAAATCAAAAAGGCGAAACGAAATTTAAAATACGTCAAAAGAATAAAACAGACGCTCAGTAG